The Stegostoma tigrinum isolate sSteTig4 chromosome 38, sSteTig4.hap1, whole genome shotgun sequence genome contains a region encoding:
- the LOC132206487 gene encoding ferritin, heavy subunit-like: MASQISQNYHQDCEAAVNKQINVELTASYLYQSLMSYFDRDDVALTHVSRFFKDQSQEKQEHAEKLLKFQNQRGGRVLLQDVKVGNSLQALQVALDLEKNVNQSLLDLHQLSTAQTDPHLCDFLETHYLDEEVEIIKQLGDYITNLKRQHKVKTALYLLTQLPDHQGLKEEAQQALISIQLAEAAEV; encoded by the exons atggcctcccagatcagtcagaactatcaccaggattgtgaagctgctgtcaacaagcagattaatgtggagctcactgcctcctatctctatcagtctttg atgtcctactttgaccgggatgatgttgccctcacCCATGTCTCCCggttcttcaaagatcagtcccaggagaagcaggaacatgcagagaagctgctgaaattccagaatcagcgtggaggcagagtcctcctccaggatgtgaag gtgggcAACAGTCTGCAGGCGctgcaggttgccctggatctggagaagaatgtgaaccagagtttgctggatctacaccaactctccacggcccagactgaccctcat ctgtgtgacttcctggagactcactatttggatgaggaggtggagatcatcaagcaactcggggactacatcaccaacctgaagcgc CAACACAAAGTGAAGACAGCCCTTTATCTACTGACCCAGCTGCCTGATCACCAAGGTCTAAAGGAAGAGGCCCAGCAGGCTCTGATTTCAATCCAGCTGGCGGAAGCAGCAGAGGTGTGA
- the LOC132206485 gene encoding ferritin, middle subunit-like, whose amino-acid sequence MASQISQNYHQDCEAAVNKQVNVELTASYLYQSLMSYFDRDDVALPHVSQFFQDQSQEKQEHAEKLLKFQNRRGGRVLLQDVKKPERAEWGNSLQAMQVALDLEKNVNQSLLDLHQLATAQTDPHLCDFLETHYLDEEVEIIKQLGDYITNLKRLGAPENGMGEYLFDRLSLETAGRCRFSPIGLWEEISGSAFCPGAGNSSAGTEMSST is encoded by the exons atggcctcccagatcagtcagaactatcaccaggattgtgaagctgctgtcaacaagcaggttaatgtggagctcactgcctcctatctctatcagtctttg atgtcctactttgaccgggatgatgttgccctcccCCATGTCTCCCAGTTCTTCCAAGATCAGTCCCAGGAGAagcaggaacatgcagagaagctgctgaaattccagaatcggcgtggaggcagagtcctcctccaggatgtgaag aagccagagagggctgagtggggtaacagcctgcaggcaatgcaggttgccctggatctggagaagaatgtgaaccagagtttgctggatctacaccaactcgccacagcccagactgaccctcat ctgtgtgacttcctggagacccactatttggatgaggaggtggagatcatcaagcaacttggggactacatcaccaacctgaagcgcctgggagcccctgagaatgggatgggagagtacctgtttgacaggctctccctggag ACAGCTGGACGCTGCAGGTTCTCACCAATAGGCCTATGGGAAGAGATATCAGGCTCTGCTTTCTGCCCAGGTGCAGGAAACAGCTCAGCTGGGACTGAGATGAGTTCAACCTGA
- the LOC132206486 gene encoding ferritin, heavy subunit-like has product MYSLVRVAHDWNYMWVPGTMQQQCSSMSYFDRDDVALPHFSRFFKDQSREKQEHAEKLLKFQNQRGGRVLLQDVKKPERDELGNSLQAMQVALDVEKNVNQSLLDLHQLATAQTDPHLCDFLETHYLDEEVEIIKQLGDYITNLKRLGAPENGMGEYLFDRLSLEPTAVAPPTRLNPS; this is encoded by the exons aTGTACAGCCTCGTCAGAGTCGCCCATGACTGGAATTACATGTGGGTCCCGGGCACTATGCAGCAGCAGTGCTCATCA atgtcctactttgaccgggatgatgtggccctcccccacttctccaggttcttcaaagatcagtcccgggagaagcaggaacatgcagagaagctgctgaaattccagaatcagcgtggaggccgagtcctcctccaggatgtgaag AAGCctgagagggatgagttgggtAACAGtctgcaggcaatgcaggttgccctggatgtggagaagaatgtgaaccagagtttgctggatctacaccaactcgccacagcccagactgaccctcat ctgtgtgacttcctggagactcactatttggatgaggaggtggagatcatcaagcaactcggggactacatcaccaacctgaagcgcctgggagcccctgagaatgggatgggagagtacctgtttgacaggctctccctggag CCAACTGCAGTTGCACCCCCTACCCGGTTAAATCCCTCTTGA